A segment of the Panicum hallii strain FIL2 chromosome 1, PHallii_v3.1, whole genome shotgun sequence genome:
GTTTGTGTATCCTTGGATGTCATGCTTTTTCATTTCTCATATCATTATCATATCATGCACAAACATGGCATCATGCTAACATATGCATCCATTCATGCATCTTAGTGACCAAAACGCTGGAGAACAAGCCCGTTGAATCCACCGAGATCGTTGAGCCCGAGCCCGGCGTAGAGTTTGTGGTTGAGCTCGAAGATAACCAAGGCAAGAAGCTAAGAATTTTTTCCTCTAGCCGTCTAAATTGATTTGATTTATTTATCTCACTCGGGTATTTATGGTTATGTATTTATATCTATGTATTGCATTGTTTTACCTAATTTTCATGCATTTCTTTTCCTTAAATTGTTATTCCTTATCCTTGTCATGTGGCGGCTAGTGAACTAAATAATTTGACTAGTTGATTAGCTATTCTTAGAGTATTATTATAACTACACTATACTCACTTTGCAAACTTGGTTATCCTTGATCGTACTCGTTCGGTTATGCTTATATTAGAAATATGATTTCGTGGTTCGGGCAGAATGGTAGGATCCAGACAAAGAAGTCATGGAGGCATAGTCCACTTGGGTCCTCTAAGGACCTTCTGTGGATGACGTCGGTTTTGAGTAATTTATTGTGCTACCACATATCCAAATCATAGTAAGGATGAGCCCATTACCTCCTTTATCTTGGCCATTGAGGCTCGGTCCTGGATGCATGGCCGTACGGCtatgtagagaggcttaggagTGTCCTCGGTGGATCTAGATGACTCTCCGCGTAAGCTAGGCATACCCTCAATAGCCGACGACTTGTTGGGAACGGTTGACACGAGTACCCCTCAtccaacgtgatcggttgggtgagctacatggtccttgtgtcgtgtgggtaaactAGTacatccttgcaaggttaataatCAATTCGAATTTTCACGCTCTCAATCATGAGCAAATCCATTGAATTCTTTGTAGAAAGTTTCGTTATGTTGGAAATGGTTCTTGGTACCTTTATGATCAAGTACTTGTTCCTCTCATAATCAACTAAAATTTGTGTTGTAGtttgggcaagataattaatTTGCTAGAGGGCTAGTTGTTGAATTAGAGAGCTCACGCTTATGCAATAACTACTTAACCTTAATGCTTCATCCTTGTTTGAGCCCTCTTTACATAATCCTTGTTTATatattcgcgtaagtcttgcgagtatcTTTGTACTTATATTGCTATAacctaagttgcaggtgagctgAAAGTTGTGTTTGGTCACTTCTATCCCGTCGATTCCGGTACGGGAGAGGAGTGACTTGTTGAGGTCACAATGGCGTTCCTGAGCAAAGACATCATTGTCTTATCGCACTTTAGTTGTTTCATCTGCTACGTAGTTTATCTTTTGTGAGAGCATATTGTAACACTAAATGTTGTTCGTGAACCCAAGGCTTTTAATGAAGTTGACCTTTTAATTTTAGGTTTGAGCTACCCTTGTTATGAACTTGTAAACCTTAATGTTGAATGTTATGTTATGTAAAATTTTCTCTCTATGGTTTTTATGGTGACGTGCGAATTGTATTACGGTACGTGTGCTTAATCCTGGGCATGTGGCAAAGAATGTACCGGGACTACCAGATTTGCTTTCATTTTAGATGATTGTGTATTGGTCAAGTGTCTCTATATGTGGATTAGCATGTGGCGTGTTAAGAGACGGACACATACCAGCTCTCATCTTGATACTATGTACGCTCAAGTTCTGGCTATAGGGTTGCTAGCACTACCAGAGAAGAAAGGGCCGGGGGAACAATGCATGAGGTGCGGGGATGCCCATCGAAACGCGACGCGTGCTAGTGCATGGTGACCAGGGCCTAGCTAGGTGCACGGAGACGTATGTACGTGCGTTTCCGTGAAAAAGGCCCAGCCATCCCTGATCCCTTTCTACTTCCAGCTACTTGCATGTGCTGCACCCGCACACAGCAGCTTCAAGCATCAACCGTGGAAAATTGGCCTGGGGATCGAGTGGAACCCAATGATGACGCTCTCCTCTCATCATGTGTCACTCTGCTGCTTTAATTTCTCCGGTCTAGCCAACACTTACGTACGTACGTGTGTCTTCACAACGCCTAGAGCTCTCGCCTCATCCGTTGGCGGTGCAGCAGCAGCCAAGCCCGGCTTGTTGGGCTTTTCGCAGAAAAGCATGTGGAAAATGTTGAAAACTTACCTAGTGATTATGAAGGCCTCAAATTTGTATTAGAAGGGTATGCCAGTGGTGCTTTCTAGGGCAGCTATAGTTTAGCACACTCAACCACACCTCCCGGCTCGTTGATTTCTATAATTTTCATATAAAGTTTATCTCCATCCGAATTCATATAAATTAGttgtaatttttttaaaaaagtgaGCTGTCCAAGCCAGGGAAATTCTACCGGATGAACCGGCGGTGAGGTTGTTACAGTACACCTACCGCCGGTTCATCCGGCTGTAGCTATTTTATTCAGCAGCAGTGGTATAAATCTTCAAATTTTTCGGTTGGATGTatatttttgaaaattttcgtaaaataaaaaaaattctcTCTCACTAGTTCTTCTTAGTTGAGCGAGCCCAGCAGCCTCTTACTACGCGAGCCCTTTGTAAATGGGGCCGAACTAACCCAACCCATTCCTCCGCACAGCCCATAATGGCCCGATAAATATGCCGCCAGCCCCTTCAATTGTTCGGCCACTAATTGGCCGGCCCAAACTGAAAGGAAAGCACACGTCCGGTGATGTTCATTCAGTTAATACCACTTCAGtttctcaaaagaaaaaaaaaagttaaTACCACTTCATGATTCCAGAAACACGCTGAAACTGTGTAAGGTCAAGCTGTACATAACTATATAAGGCATGCTTGATGAAGATATATGTATGTCACTGAAATAGTTGCATTGCATTGCTCATCAGAATAACTGGACCAAACCGCAGTCAGGTGTTTTAATTGTATGTGCAGTGATGTACCAAAGTTGAAGCAGATGGAGAAGAGAAAATCTTCATCACCGTCCCTGCTGGGTGATATGGTATGCTCCAGAGGGAAGCAATATATTCAGCAAGGCGAGTATCAGATTCCCCCTCCAACAAGAAGGCTCACTATAGCCGGTAGTCTGCCAATTTGCTGCAAAAGAAGCAGGCTGCAACGGGCGGCGTGCTTTATGAGTTAGATACACAGCCCAGAAGTTGCTGAAGCAGTCACCGAAATGACATGCACGCCCTCATGATAGTTTGCAGGGGGGATGTCAAAGAACAGAAGAAATGTCCGACTTGGGGGGGCAACAAATACCATATCGCATTTTACTGAACAGTCTTACAACCCTTGACTACAGAAGCAGGTCTCAAATTCCACATTACACAGGCGTATACCCATTAGCCCcgtattttattccaaaataaatTGGCGGAAAATTGGATGCACCGGTCGAGTCCGTCAGGTAAGCAAGTCTTTACACAGCACAGTTGGCTTGAGCAGCGAAACACCGAAATCGGTGAACCATTACAGCCACAGATCTGCACCGAAGTCTACTTGTCGAGCTTCCCGATGGTGTTTTGTCTTGCGTTCCGGAGAATGGTTTTGTCGGCAGTGATGAAGAAGCCAGCGATACAGGCTGACAAATAAATCAGTAAAACTTTCAGAATGTTCTGAATGGCCTTCTGTCCAATGAGCATGTTAATTTATAAATCTAGCTTGCATAAGGTAATGCAACAAAAACAAAGCTACTATATGTTGCTTGATCAGTTTTGGTGGTGTTCCCAATAGCATTTATATTATCAAAATATGGTATCAGATAACCAATAGTCAATTATAGTCGCTTCATGTACCATTAGGCTAGTGAACTTGTTAATTTAAACTACAATAGCACTTTATGTTGTTCAAGTCCACTCTGAAAACAAGATAGCAACCTCATTGGGACAGCTGTGATCATCCAGACTCACAAGAACTTGAAAGGAATAaaacaagaaaagaaagaagaaataaAGCTCTGGTTGCAGCAATTCAAAGTATGTACCTTAAAAATTAGGCAAGAGTAAACAAAAATTAAAAGGTGTGACAAGCTGGCAATCTGTACTTGTTCAAATACTTCACTTGCGCAGCATATTTTAAGTAGATTAACATAAGCCCTATAATAAACCAATAACCTCCAGACAGACAGAATCAACAATCCAACATATTTCATTTTGTCAATGTTATTGCACGACGTTATGCAGTTGTTCAAATACTTCACTTGCGCAGCATATTTTAAGTACATTAACATAAGACTTGTAATAAACCAATAACCTCAGACAGACAGAATCAACAATCCAACATATTTCATTTTGTTGATGTTATTGCACGACGTTCTGCTTTGCATCTTAATTAAGACTCAAGACTGGTGATGTTACTTCTATGTCTTCTATGCTACTGTCAGATGAGACATTTAAAGCTACTCACTAGACAAAGAAAGTGAAACAAAACCCGACTCCACATGCACTCTTTTCCAAACAGCGGTACTCCATTTAtcttactccctccattccaaattataggtcgttttaGCAAATCTATACACATAGCCTTTGCTAGGCACCTAGATAAACGCtatttctagatacatagcctttgccaaaacgacctacaatttggaacggaagGAGCACTAGTCACAGAAACATGCCAGTAATTCATCACCACAAGTCCTGTTTGTACATTCCCTCTTAACAAcatcagaaaaaaaagaaggtGGTTCTACTTTTCTGTATTAATATGAGCATTGAAGAATCATCCATTATTGTAAGCTGGGTGCCGGATGCTTTTCTTCTATTCTAGGATGTCAAACTTTACCCATGCATCACACATGTCATTTCTCAACATTTCAAACAACATGTAAAGTTGATGTAAGTCAATAGATTGAATTTCAATTATAAACAGATAACTGGAAAGATACATCGCTAAGAAGTTGAACAGAAAAAAAGGGCTTGTGAATCATAGAGGATTGGATCCTTTTAAGTGACAAAAGTTTTTTGAAACAGGGGCCAAGTAATTATGAGAACATCTGATATATGCACTAACAGGAGAGGATAAGATATTGTTATAATGCAAACCCTAAATAAGGGGAAGCATCTAATGACTGAGTAGCATGAGAACTTGAAAGCCTGAACCAATAGGATAAAGATTTAAAATAAGTGTCTTTCAGCACATCCCAACAAATAGGCACCATCGCACCATGTTGGATTTGGTTACCTATGTATCTTCATGTGGTTACTTTACATTGTAAAACAGTGCGAGTATTATCCATCAAACAGGAGCTGTAACACAGTGATTTGCTAAGATATTTAAGCTACCATATAAACAAATTCAATATCATGTTGCAACTATATGGCAATTCTCTTGAGTCATTACAGCTACATTAGCTCAATAACTAGCTTTCAGTAGAACGGTACCTGCAGATATGATGAGTGCTTGTGCGGTGTAGTTGAGATTAGCCTTAGCCCAAGGAAGGACACGGCAGCCAACCAACTGCAGCAGATAAATTTTCATGTAGATCAGAACTATATGCAACATAACAATCCAAACCATTTCATAGTTAAACATATGGGAATCTATAGAAGGTAGCTAGTTAATCTTTTTAAGTCATCAGAATTTCATTTTTTCCTACTAAATTATAAGAAGAGATATAACAGGCTGATGGAACGATTCCCTAAAAAAAGCAAAGATAACAAATGATGATTTACCCTCTCTTAAGCATGGGCATTAAATTTCTTGGGAGGAAGTGCACATAAACTACAGACTGCAAATTAAATAGCTCAACAATTACGCACCGTGGGAACCGCTACCACAGTACCAGCTATTGCAGCATTCTTCGCTCCCAGTAGTACAGCCTCTGTAACAGGAACACTCTAGAAATTAGCAATGCAGCAAAAAATGCACTCCAACCTGAAACACGTTCATAATTCCGTAAGGCCAATAAAAGCTCCCACTCTGCCACTTTATTCGTTCAGAAAACAACGTGCCACTGCCTACAAACTTCACCCGCAGGGTCTGCTAAGACATCAGAAAAGAATGCCTCCAGGGAAGAGAACACTGAATATATTGATTCACAAGGAACTGCAGATCAAGAGACGTCATGTGACTATGTGAGTGCAAATGTAACAACAATAATAATCA
Coding sequences within it:
- the LOC112880174 gene encoding early nodulin-93, giving the protein MAGRSFLNRSPKEESDAAVKEAVLLGAKNAAIAGTVVAVPTLVGCRVLPWAKANLNYTAQALIISAACIAGFFITADKTILRNARQNTIGKLDK